The Hippoglossus hippoglossus isolate fHipHip1 chromosome 16, fHipHip1.pri, whole genome shotgun sequence genomic sequence GAACAACAGGTCTGTTGTGGCGTTCAGCGTCAGACCCCTAGAGGACATGAATGAAATCACATCGCACATGTTGGAGGTTGTCCAAGCACACATGGCGCTCAGCAAACCTCAGAGCACGGTGAGGGGAAAGAAGCATAAATCTCAACTGTCTTTATTGTTGGTTAAACGAAAACTAGATGTTTGGGACCTggaatttattttaattccatTTCTCCTTCAGAAGAGTGCCGGAGGAGGAATGAGCAGTAACGTCCCACCCATGATGAGGACGGACATGGGCAACAAGGGGACCATGGGAGGAATGGGCGGGAGCTACGCTGGTGCTACCGACATGACTAAGAACGGGTTGAGCGGGAACCAGAATCAGGTAAACCTAAATGACAGATTAATATTAGATGTATATAATACACCTCTTTGATAATCGTTGGCTCCATTTATATGTAGATTAgacagctttttataaacagtgaatggtgcagagtgaagttggaaaactttgcgttcatcctaGCTGGTTTATCTGTGATGAAGATTTTGTAGTTTAGTGTTTTTTATAGACTGAAACTTACAACTGTACATGCGTTTGGTTTATATaagtttgatttttttccccatagaTTTCATGTCGGCTATTTCACAGATCTGATAagaaatcaacacaatcttcaaaCCCAAGTTCacaagttttcaaaataaaagctgtgtaaTTTTGCTCGGTATGAAGCATAACagcaatgaaacaaacatgcttttactttgaagacaacttgcaaaagaggaagtgattctatgaatgttatTGCCATGAGGGAGATCACCACTTGAATGTCTGTCAGTCAGATGTGGTGAATTGGAAAAAAGCGATGCATGTCCAAACCGCACCAAATTTGGAGCTGCACTTTCTTGGTATTTTAAAATAGACAAATAGAGGATGTGAATGGTCCTCTGGTTATGCCTGGTCACATACAGGCAGACATTTTAGGAGAATGTTTAATGTCTCATACACCCTGTCTATTATCATAATGTGTCCTTCTAATAATGATACCAAAAAGGGAAGTGGTGAAGTAGCTTCTCTATTTGTAGTTTGAAACTGTTCActgttttaatgtcacttttCATGACTTAAGGTGCTGAGTTTGATAAGAAGCTGCCCAGAGCCGCAGGGCATCAGCATCCAGGACCTGAAGCAGCGACTCAGTGGTATAAGCCTGACTGTTATCAAGTAAGAAAGGTTCATTTTATCCTCAtgcatgtttcatttttttctttaacttaaAGATATCACCCTAACTTGTCATCACTCACCAAAAGTAGCCTTCTTGATAAACATGGCTAAAATCAAAAGTTGCATTTCTTCCAGATTCAATTTTGTGCCGCAAAAGTACAATTCATAtatctttttgtcttttgaacAGGCAAGCAGTGGAATTTCTTAGCAACGAAGGTCACATCTTTTCCACCATCGATGAAGACCATTTCAAATCGACAGACAGTGACGATTAGACACCTTCCCCTCACATCGGTGGGGGTTACCTGTTACCAATTTAAGCTGACATAAGTCTTTAGTATGGGTTTTCTAACTTCGACCAAATCCGGAACCATTAACACCCCCGACCATCTCTGTTTGGTGGAAAAACACGTGGTTTCATCTTTAGTTTACACATTCTTTATTCACGAAGTTGCTTCTGCTAATTTGCAAGTCCCAAAAAGATTTTCAAAGCCTCTTTCCCCCACCCCCGGTGTCCACTGTAAAGAGTTTTGTAATTTTAAAGCCTGTAAACATAAgtacttgatttatttttgtctgtgtaatTTTTGACAATATTAAAAGATTAtagaaaaatacagtttggTCATTTGCCAGGAACTCTTGTTTTATAAAAGATTTATATGTCGTATTTTTGTCACAGAATGTCAGTTACACGTAACATAATGTGTAGAGGTCACTTCAAACCTTGGTTTCGTGTTCCATCCACACAGTCCCACAGTGAACAAGCTAttttaaataagatttaaatCGATATaatttgtgtacatgtgtatttgCACATTTAGCAACAACAAACTGACTCATGAAGCATATACTTaagatttttgtcttttattgagTCCACCTGCATCAAAATAACTGAACATAATGTAGAACTAGAGACCAGCACACCTGACAATAAGTGACTGGTCAacacaataaacatgtttatacaaaatgcaaataaaacaataacactcAATACATACAAGAGGCCCCACTCAAATAAAGCCTACATTCATTTCTTTAGGGACATGTCTCCAGTTCAGTGTGTTACTGAAAAGCAATTCTTCCACCATGGATTTGATTTCaatgaaatttaaattaaaaaggatTTGATACAAAGCGTAAAAAAACCTTTTGGTTTTCTACATTAATTTGATGGTTTTTGTTGTGGAGGcagattttctgttgttgtagTTATAGAATCCACGAGAAGCGGAAGCCACCATTGTGCTGCCTTGGCAAACACTTATATGTGTGTGAGGAATGAGTTTGACATACATTAAAAGCTTATACAGTAAAATACAACTGAGTACAACTTAAACACAACTTAAAAATATGCAATTATTGAGAGAGTGAGGTGTTGATTCAACGCAAGAACGCAgtttttattcttgtattttactgtattatTGTATTAAGTTACTGCTGTATTGCACAATGTAAAGctattatatataaaaagaaatagtCTCAGCCCCAAGTTACCACATGGTTGGGGTTAGTTTTAGCtaagtttgaataaaatgtacttgtacttttgtTGCACAACCCAGAATAGAGTCTCAACATCCGTTATTTGCTATTACTGAAGTGTCCACAACACTTGATGTACCACGATTCACCAAAAGCTCCACAGGGTGTTTTAAATCTTGCTCTCATAGTTTACCCTGTTTTTACTTCAATAACATGTTTTCAAGCTGGAATATCCAACCTTACAGATGTTAAACCAATTATTTTTAACATGGGAATATGAGTTTCAACACAATATCTGATTTAATGGAGCATTTGGTTGCTTGGTCTCTGGGACGCAGTCGTGAAATATTTCAAGGGAGTAGAGCCACAAAACTACAGTATGAACTTTTCCTGCTGTAATTTCTTAGTAGAACTTTACATTTTCCTGTGATTCCTTTATCATTGTGAACAAATCTTCATCCACTGTCTCATAGTCGT encodes the following:
- the rpa2 gene encoding replication protein A 32 kDa subunit isoform X2, whose product is MLSSLKKAKIRRRFRTGLRGGYSESSVGGGYTQSPGGFASPSMSQGGDKKGRTRANQIIPCTVSQLMSASQAEESFRVGDVEVAQVTFVGVIRSTDKSMTNIQYKVDDMTGAPMDVKQWVDTEDPGVDSTVLPPGTYVKVSGNLRSFQNNRSVVAFSVRPLEDMNEITSHMLEVVQAHMALSKPQSTSAGGGMSSNVPPMMRTDMGNKGTMGGMGGSYAGATDMTKNGLSGNQNQVLSLIRSCPEPQGISIQDLKQRLSGISLTVIKQAVEFLSNEGHIFSTIDEDHFKSTDSDD
- the rpa2 gene encoding replication protein A 32 kDa subunit isoform X1; its protein translation is MLSSLKKAKIRRRFRTGLRGGYSESSVGGGYTQSPGGFASPSMSQGGDKKGRTRANQIIPCTVSQLMSASQAEESFRVGDVEVAQVTFVGVIRSTDKSMTNIQYKVDDMTGAPMDVKQWVDTEDPGVDSTVLPPGTYVKVSGNLRSFQNNRSVVAFSVRPLEDMNEITSHMLEVVQAHMALSKPQSTKSAGGGMSSNVPPMMRTDMGNKGTMGGMGGSYAGATDMTKNGLSGNQNQVLSLIRSCPEPQGISIQDLKQRLSGISLTVIKQAVEFLSNEGHIFSTIDEDHFKSTDSDD